DNA from Candidatus Margulisiibacteriota bacterium:
GACTTGCCGGTCCTGCATTTTTTTATATATGGCTTCTATGTCAGCTACCTGTATGCCAATGCTTACATGCGAACAGCAGTTATGACCCTCTGCAGCCGGCTGTTTTTTATTTTCAATCAGCTCAATCTGCCCTGCGCCTTCGCCCTGCAGGAAAACAATGCGCAGGAAAGATGCAGGACTAAAATCCCGAACTACCCGCAGTCCCAGAGTGTCGCGATAAAATGTTAATGAAGGTTCGATAGCGGACAAATAAAGAGTAAAAAAATTTATATTCATGGCATTCTCCTTTTCTGATTCAGGCATATTATAACATAATGCTCAAGTTAATTTATTTCATCAGTATGATTGATTCAAAAATATACATGCATGTGACATTGACATTGAACGTCTCTAATAGTAATTTTTGAGTATATCGTATTTAGGAGGAGACATAATGGGAAAAATTAGAGTTTTGATTTGTTTGGGTGTAATGCTGTTCGGACTGGCACTTGCGGAAGATATAAAAATCGGTTCGGGCTCTGCTCCGGCTGAAAATATATTTAAACCCGTGAAAAGCGCTTTCGAATCAGCCACATCTATTGTGGTAAGCATCAATTCATCAGGCCCCAAACAGGCTTTTCTTGATCTGGATAAAGGTATTATTGATATGGCGGCAGCCGGACTTTCTTATAAGGACTGGCTCAAGTTTATGGAAACAGAAGGAGCGAAAGTGGCAAATCCTGATGCCTATTCTGCTCAAGTAATCGGCAATGACAAGATTAAAGTTATTGTAAACAAGGCCAATAATGTTAAAGCATTAAGCAAAGATCAGCTTAAAGACATTTTTACAGGGAAGGTGTTTAACTGGAAGGATGTAGGAGGGAATGACGCGCCTATAGTTGTCGTAGTTGCCAAATTAACAGCGGCTAACAGCTTTTTTTACGGCAGAATATTGGATGGAGAGCCTCCGCTAAAGGACTTCGAAGAAGTCCAGACTGTAAATGATCTGAAAAAATTAATTCAGACAACTCCGGAAGCCATTGGCATCGGCCCGGTTTCAGTTGTGGATGATTCGGTAAACAGTGTGCAGATACCTATCATTGCCAGGTCTATTACCGTAATAACCAAAGGCAAACCGTCAGCTAAAGTACAGAAGTTTCTTGATTTCATCAAAGGCGACGGACAGAAGCTGATTAAGAAGTAAGGTTTTAGAATAAGATTGATGTATCAGAAAAAAGGCGTTGGGGGTAGCGCCTTTTTTGGTTAATCGGTTCTGGGCTCGCTGACCTGAGACTCTCAGCAATCTTGAGGCCTGCTAACATAATATGATCGTAGGTTTTCCGGGCCGGGTAATGTCTAAGTTCTATTTATAAAGACTATCATAATCAAAATTAAGTTCTTCCAGCCTTTTGTCAAACCAATTTTTAGCATGATCCAGACCTTTATTGTAAAAAGCTTTTGAAAGTTCCTCCACAAAGAAGTCTAATATTTTTTCCGCTGCGATAACTCCCAATTTTTCATCTCGCTCCTCGTTAAAAAAATGTTGAGTTTTTTCTATTAATCTTTGTTTTTCTTCTTTGATTAATTCGATTTTTAGCATTTTAACTCCTTAAATGTAGCGGTATTTTTTATTCTGGGATTAAAGTTCTTAATTATATCATAATAAATTGATGTATATTATGTTTTTCGATACATCAAACAAAGAAAATAGTGCCGATTATAAAATATGGTTTTTTAAGGGATTCCCTGCCTACGCCAAAGGCTTCGGCGGGCAAGCAAAGGGAAGATAAACCCCCTCATAGCGCAAAGCGCTAAGGATTCAGTCCCGAGCGACAGCGAAAGGACGTCGAAGGGGACGTAGTCCCCTTGAAGAACATGGATTGCAGCGTGGATATTGGAGCGGGAAAAGGCGGGGTTCGTCGGCTCCTCCCGTTCGCCATCGCCACTCGCTCACTTCCGCCCGCTTCCAGCGGGCTCATCCTCGCACATTCTCGGCGTTCGCTCGGTTGCGCATCGCCCTTTGGGCTCGCTCACCCACGACCATTAATTACCTAGCTGAAGTCAATAAAATTTATTTAAATATCAATAATTCCATAGTATAATTGGCACTCGAAGCATAGAGCGGGAATAGCTCAGTTGTCCCGAAAAACCAGAAATCTTTGATTTCCTTGTTTCTCGAGGATCCTCGAAATTTCAGCGAAAGCATAGCTTTCGGAAATTTCGGGAGTAGAGCATAAGCATTTTTGATAAAATATGTTTGTTTTAAGGCGGGAATAGCTCAGTTGGTAGAGCATCAGCTTCCCAAGCTGAGGGCCGTGGGTTCGAACCCCATTTCCCGCTCCATAATTACGGTAATCTAAAAAATACAAAAAAATAAATGGTGGTATACAAATGATAGTATCATATGATACTATCATTAACTATGAGCCCACCTTTTGAACTTACTTCTAAGATACTAAATCTAACTGCTGAGATTTCTGAATTATTAGGCCGGTTTAGAAGTTTAACCAGTGTAAAACCAGAACCTAAGCTAAGAAAGCAGAATAAGATCAAAACTATTAAGTCTTCTCTGGCTATTGAAGGCAACTCCTTTACTGAAGAACAAATTACAGCCATATTAGAAGGGAAACGTGTTATTGGTCCTAAACGTGAAATCATAGAGGTTAAGAATGCTAATTTACTTTATGAGAACCTTCTTGATTACAGTCCTTATGATTTAAAAAGCTGTTTAAAAGCACATCACATTTTGATGAACGATTTAGTGGAATCTGCTGGCTCTTGGCGAAATAAGAATGTAGGTGTTTTAGATGGTACAAAAGTAAAGCATATTGCCCCAAAGCCTGACTTTGTTCCCAAGTTGATGCATGATCTATTCCAATGGCTGAAAAATGATAAGGATACCCACTACTTAATTAAAGGGGCTATTGTTCATTATGAAATGGAGTTTATTCATCCCTTTGAAGACGGCAATGGACGAATGGGGCGTTTCTGGCAGACCTTATTGTTAGCAAAGAATATGCCCATCTTTGAGTATATCCCTATTGAGTCTCTGATTGAAAAGAAACAAAAAGACTATTATTTGGTCTTGGAAAAATGTGACAAGGCTGGCAAATCAACTATGTTTATTGAGTTTATGCTGTTGATAATTAAACAAACTTTAGAAGATTATTTTAAGGATATTAAGGACGCAACCATAACGGTATCTGATAGACTGAATAGTGCCAAAGGGTCTTTTAAGAATGGTTTGTTTTCCAGAAAAGATTATATGCTTATCCATAAAACTATTTCGTCAGCTACTGCCAGTAGAGATTTGAAGGTTGGCTTAGATCAAGGATTGCTCAGTAAATCTGGCGATAAGAACAATACAAGATATAACTTCATTTAAAGCACAGATTTTCTCAGTAAGAATTTGCTATTTTTTACCAGAATATTGCCGGTCCGCAATTCTGTTATATTTCTCAACTATAGCTTTTAGCAAAGTATATGCTTGCCGTACCTCAGCGGGAATTATTACCCTGCTGATAAATTTTTCACCCTCAGGTCCATAGCAAAGGATGACAGCCATTTCAATTTTAAGCCTTATCCGATTCCGGGTAAACCTGTACACGGTGCTGTTCAAAGGCATATAATAAAATTAATGTGATACTCATAAGGAGGAAAATATGCCAGCAATAAATAAAAAACTTACCGAATCTGCAGGAGCGATAATTGATAATATCGCGAACCCTTCACCATTAGGTTTATTTGGGTTTGGGATGACCACAATTTTACTGAATGTTCATAATGTCGGGCTCTTGGGCTTTGACTCCATGATCATGGCCATGGGCATTTGCTATGGCGGTATTGCTCAGGTTATTGCCGGGATTTTTGAATTTAAGAAAAAGAATACATTTGGCGCGACCGCGTTTACCTCCTATGGTTTTTTCTGGCTGTCACTGGTTGTATTGATTATTCTGCCAAAACTGGGACTCGGCGCTATGGCCACAGACCAGGCTTTAGCTATGTATCTTTTCCTTTGGGGAGTTTTTACAACCGGAATGTTCGCGGCAACAATGCGCTCGGCCATGGAACTTCGTTGGATTTTTGCGACGCTGGCCATCCTTTTTTTCATGCTTTCATTCGCTGATTTCACAGGGATTGCTGTGGTCAAGACATTTGCCGGCATAGAAGGTATTGTTTGCGGTTCTTTGTCCGTGTACTATGGGTTTAAGCAGATTTATCTGGAAACCTATAAATAGTAGTTTGTAACGCTATTTTGCAGTATTATTTCGACACAAGAAAGTAGACAGTAAGCATAAAAAATTCGATATTTGAAAGATTCTAAAATTAAATTTCAGGCTTGAGCAGCTATTATCTTTTTTGTTTAACTTTCGGCACAGCTTTTTGATTAAACCATTCCTTTAAAAATTGCAAAGTTGCGTCATCAGCAATATATTCTACGATCCCCTTACCTTTTTTATCTTTTACAGTCACATCCGCACCCGATTCCAATAATAATTTAATGATCGGTATGTTCCCGACGTAAACAGCCCAAAGCAATGGGGTTGCCCCGGTATTATCCTTTACATTTACTTTGGCTCCGGCTTTTATTAAAGTTCTTACTTTATTTATGTTTTCTACACATATAGGTAATAGTAACAAGCTGCCGTTTCCGGTATCCGGGAAAAACTTTAATAACGCTTCATACTGCTCACGTATTTGTACTGCTAATTCCTGATTTTCTCCCTTAAATTGATCAGTTGCTTTTTGTATCCCCTTTTTCACGGTTTCCTTACTGGGAGTCCGTGCATTTATATTGGCTCCTGCCTTAATAAGCTCTTCAAACATTTGATCGCTGGAATTAATAGCAGCTGTAACTATTGCACTCATTCCTGTAATATCAATCAGGTTTACATTAGCTTTTGCCTTAATTAATAAATGAGCAACGTCATCGTGATGTCCTCTCAAAGCTAACATTAATGCACTTTGTCCCAGACTTTCCTGAAGGTTCAGATCGGCCTTAGCTTGTATAAGAAGCTCAGCTATTTCAGTATGCCCGCAGTTTATTGCGAGCATCAGGGGTGTATACCTGTTATCATCTGCCTGGATATTCGGGTTAGCACCTGAGGAGATTAGTGTGCGGATGCAATCTAAATTTCCGGCTGCTGCGGCCCTGTGTAAAGCCGTTGCTCCCCATTGGTCTTTTAAATCCAGTTTAGCCTTGTGCTGGATTAGAATTTTTAAAATATCATTATTATTCTTATGAGCCGCTGCGCTAAGCGGAGTAAATAATTGTTTGTTCGGTTTGTTGATATCTGCGCCTAATTCCAGCAGAAGATTGACGACTTCAATCTTGTTGTCGCGTGCTGCTGTAAACAAAGGGGTAAACCCTTCGTAATGGGACATATTTATATCCGCTC
Protein-coding regions in this window:
- a CDS encoding substrate-binding domain-containing protein; amino-acid sequence: MGKIRVLICLGVMLFGLALAEDIKIGSGSAPAENIFKPVKSAFESATSIVVSINSSGPKQAFLDLDKGIIDMAAAGLSYKDWLKFMETEGAKVANPDAYSAQVIGNDKIKVIVNKANNVKALSKDQLKDIFTGKVFNWKDVGGNDAPIVVVVAKLTAANSFFYGRILDGEPPLKDFEEVQTVNDLKKLIQTTPEAIGIGPVSVVDDSVNSVQIPIIARSITVITKGKPSAKVQKFLDFIKGDGQKLIKK
- a CDS encoding acetate uptake transporter, which produces MPAINKKLTESAGAIIDNIANPSPLGLFGFGMTTILLNVHNVGLLGFDSMIMAMGICYGGIAQVIAGIFEFKKKNTFGATAFTSYGFFWLSLVVLIILPKLGLGAMATDQALAMYLFLWGVFTTGMFAATMRSAMELRWIFATLAILFFMLSFADFTGIAVVKTFAGIEGIVCGSLSVYYGFKQIYLETYK
- a CDS encoding VOC family protein encodes the protein MNINFFTLYLSAIEPSLTFYRDTLGLRVVRDFSPASFLRIVFLQGEGAGQIELIENKKQPAAEGHNCCSHVSIGIQVADIEAIYKKMQDRQVKITREFLQPERGPKMFFIEDPNGIEIEFIQ
- a CDS encoding Fic family protein, whose amino-acid sequence is MILSLTMSPPFELTSKILNLTAEISELLGRFRSLTSVKPEPKLRKQNKIKTIKSSLAIEGNSFTEEQITAILEGKRVIGPKREIIEVKNANLLYENLLDYSPYDLKSCLKAHHILMNDLVESAGSWRNKNVGVLDGTKVKHIAPKPDFVPKLMHDLFQWLKNDKDTHYLIKGAIVHYEMEFIHPFEDGNGRMGRFWQTLLLAKNMPIFEYIPIESLIEKKQKDYYLVLEKCDKAGKSTMFIEFMLLIIKQTLEDYFKDIKDATITVSDRLNSAKGSFKNGLFSRKDYMLIHKTISSATASRDLKVGLDQGLLSKSGDKNNTRYNFI
- a CDS encoding ankyrin repeat domain-containing protein: MTIRIIDAPVATYRLFMPADHNKNALIDTRVEKDELLRNVLIEKGVQGFIPQNFSDEEHFNIEQQLLKGLKIESYTFPSAQDIQGLIVESILGGNGIKAKGLLTQENCSKPDKFGVTPTMAAAYTGNSGIMDQLISLGANLNHTDRWGQSPLIIAIYANNKEIAKKLIDSGVNLNVLDLDNNSALLGACDHNDLELIRLLVQKGADINMSHYEGFTPLFTAARDNKIEVVNLLLELGADINKPNKQLFTPLSAAAHKNNNDILKILIQHKAKLDLKDQWGATALHRAAAAGNLDCIRTLISSGANPNIQADDNRYTPLMLAINCGHTEIAELLIQAKADLNLQESLGQSALMLALRGHHDDVAHLLIKAKANVNLIDITGMSAIVTAAINSSDQMFEELIKAGANINARTPSKETVKKGIQKATDQFKGENQELAVQIREQYEALLKFFPDTGNGSLLLLPICVENINKVRTLIKAGAKVNVKDNTGATPLLWAVYVGNIPIIKLLLESGADVTVKDKKGKGIVEYIADDATLQFLKEWFNQKAVPKVKQKR
- a CDS encoding DUF2164 domain-containing protein; protein product: MLKIELIKEEKQRLIEKTQHFFNEERDEKLGVIAAEKILDFFVEELSKAFYNKGLDHAKNWFDKRLEELNFDYDSLYK